In the Silurus meridionalis isolate SWU-2019-XX chromosome 6, ASM1480568v1, whole genome shotgun sequence genome, one interval contains:
- the LOC124387666 gene encoding LOW QUALITY PROTEIN: E3 ubiquitin-protein ligase TRIM39-like (The sequence of the model RefSeq protein was modified relative to this genomic sequence to represent the inferred CDS: substituted 2 bases at 2 genomic stop codons) translates to MKKVDETELKRIQQYAVDVTLDPKTTSPYLVLSDDGKHVNHVDKSQNLPDTPESFNKYCIVLGKEGFSSGRFYYEVQVKGKTEXNLXVAKESINREGQIKVRPKDGYWCVVLRNKSKYKACDSPSVSLSLKETSQEVGVFVDYEEGLVSFYNVDAKSHIYSFTAQTFTEKLYPLFSPSLSYGGKNLAPLIICLVHQI, encoded by the exons ATGAAGAAGGTTGATGAAACTG aactgaagagaattcaACAATATGCAG tgGATGTGACTCTGGATCCTAAAACAACGAGTCCTTATCTCGTCCTGTCTGATGATGGAAAACATGTTAACCATGTAGACAAAAGTCAGAATCTCCCTGATACTCCAGagagttttaataaatattgcatTGTTCTGGGAAAGGAGGGATTCTCCTCAGGGAGATTTTACTATGAGGTGCAGGTCAAAGGAAAGACTGAGTGAAATTTATGAGTCGCCAAAGAATCGATTAACAGGGAAGGACAGATTAAAGTCAGACCTAAAGATGGATACTGGTGTGTGGTTCTGAGGAATAAGTCTAAATACAAGGCTTGTgattctccctctgtctccctctcctTGAAAGAGACTTCTCAGGAGGTGGGAGTGTTTGTGGATTATGAGGAGGGTCTGGTCTCCTTCTATAATGTTGATGCAAAGTCTCATATCTACTCTTTCACTGCTCAGACTTTTACTGAGAAACTTTATCCATTATTCAGCCCCAGTCTCAGTTATGGAGGTAAAAATTTAGCTCCACTGATCATCTGCCTTGTTCATCAAATCTAA
- the LOC124387664 gene encoding E3 ubiquitin-protein ligase TRIM21-like, protein MRLKIRIQQVAAGHNLQFEAFAVFLQGTEATAVMASSSSALCEDQLQCSICLDVFTDPVSTPCGHNFCMICLKEFWDSSPHCQCPVCNEKFSNRPDLRVNTFISALADTLKKLDQVKSSRSAGQLPSKSKKVLCDSCTEDKLKALKSCLHCGLSFCNTHLMPHKTTAKLLKHTLIEPVENLEDYICQKHERPLELFCRDDQTCVCQFCSETEHKTHNTVPIEEESVEKKNELVKTQAEVQQKIQERLKKIEEIKHSIEVDKINTEKEKADVAKMFSALMRCTERCQAELLKVMEEKQKAAERQAEEFIKDLEQELCKLKRKNTDLEQHLHTEDHLHLLQIYPSLCSSPHTQDWTSITMTSHLSVETLRRALAQLQETLSQEMKKIDETELKRIQQYAVDVTLDPDTTHPYLVLSDDGKQVTCGDKRQPLPDNPERFINYCIVLGQEGYSSGRFYYEAQVKGKTQWDLGVTRESINRKGKIIVRPKDGYWCVVLRNKTEYKACDSPSVSLSLKQVPQKVGVFVDYEEGLVSFYDVDAKSHIYSFTAQTFTEKLYPYFSPCFNDGGTNSAPLIICPLH, encoded by the exons TCATGGCTTCCTCCAGCAGTGCTCTGTGTGAAGATCAGCTCCAGTGCTCCATCTGTCTGGATGTGTTTACTGATCCAGTCTCTACTCCATGTGGACACAACTTCTGTATGATTTGTTTAAAAGAGTTTTGGGACAGCAGTCCACACTGCCAGTGTCCAGTGTGTAATGAGAAATTCTCCAATCGTCCTGATCTACGTGTGAATACGTTCATCTCTGCACTTGCTGATACATTGAAGAAGTTAGATCAGGTGAAATCCAGCAGATCTGCAGGTCAGCTTCCATCCAAGAGTAAGAAGGTTCTGTGTGACTCCTGCACTGAGGACAAGCTGAAGGCTCTAAAATCCTGTCTTCACTGTGGACTTTCTTTCTGTAACACTCATCTGATGCCTCATAAAACTACAGCTAAACTCTTGAAGCACACACTGATTGAGCCTGTGGAGAACCTGGAGGACTACATCTGCCAGAAACATGAGAGACCCCTGGAGCTGTTCTGTAGAGACGACCAgacatgtgtgtgtcagttttgTTCTGAGACAGAGCACAAAACCCACAACACTGTTCCTATAGAGGAGGAGAGTGTTGAGAAGAAG AATGAACTGGTGAAAACTCAAGCAGAAGTTCAGCAGAAGATCCAGGAGCGACTGAAGAAGATTGAGGAGATCAAACACTCTATAGAAGTCGATAAA ATAAACACGGAGAAGGAGAAAGCAGATGTTGCGAAGATGTTCAGTGCTCTGATGCGCTGCACTGAAAGATGTCAGGCTGAGCTGCTTAAGGTGAtggaggagaagcagaaagcaGCAGAAAGGCAGGCTGAAGAGTTCATTAAAGATCTGGAGCAGGAACTCTGTAAGCTAAAGAGGAAAAACACTGATCTGGAGCAGCACTTACACACTGAGGATCACCTCCACCTCTTACAG ATTTACCCGTCACTGTGCAGCTCTCCACACACCCAGGACTGGACTTCCATCACAATGACCTCTCATCTGAGTGTGGAGACTCTGAGGAGAGCTCTGGCTCAGCTTCAGGAGACTCTCAGTCAGGAAATGAAGAAGATTGATGAAACTG aactgaagagaattcaACAATATGCTG tgGACGTGACTCTGGATCCTGATACAACTCATCCTTACCTCGTCCTGTCTGATGATGGAAAACAAGTTACATGTGGAGACAAAAGACAACCTCTCCCTGATAATCCAGAGAGGTTTATTAACTACTGCATTGTTCTGGGACAGGAGGGATACTCCTCAGGGAGATTTTACTATGAGGCGCAGGTCAAAGGGAAGACTCAGTGGGATTTAGGAGTCACCAGAGAATCGATTAACAGGAAAGGGAAGATTATAGTCAGACCTAAAGATGGATACTGGTGTGTGGTTCTGAGGAATAAGACTGAATATAAGGCTTGTgattctccctctgtctccctTTCCTTGAAACAGGTTCCTCAGAAGGTTGGAGTGTTTGTGGATTATGAGGAGGGTCTGGTCTCCTTCTATGATGTTGATGCAAAATCTCATATATACTCTTTCACTGCTCAGACTTTCACTGAGAAACTTTATCCATACTTCAGCCCCTGTTTTAATGATGGAGGCACAAATTCAGCCCCACTGATCATCTGCCCTCTTCATTAA